A part of Bacteroides sp. genomic DNA contains:
- a CDS encoding fatty acid CoA ligase family protein, producing MAPENITDYLFDYARSNPNKPALLYPERITFGELCHLTEKYAAGFQKNGIIRGMKTIVLVKPGLDLFAVTYALLRIGAIPVMIDPGMGVKAMVNALKKAQAKAFVGTPRAHLLRVFFSVLFKPVAVKVSTGRTLFWKTGRLEDFRKKKCITCEVFKADPNDEVAVFFTSGSTGPAKGVVYKNYMLEAQIRFMRDHFHFRPEDTDLCTFPLIGLLVICHGLSVVMADMDMTKPGKLNPRKLFQNINQFSCSSMFCSPMVLQKLATHGKENNLKLLSLKKVFTAGAPVSPSLLRNFKNLLLPDSVIHTPFGSTEALSVTDIVDSELFSVYGESPYYFKGICVGRPLNGIGLKIIKITDGPIKNMEDAEKLGVGSVGEIIVYGPNVTQGYLANDLADKLSKIIDPGQPLLWHRTGDLGKLDDNGKVWYYGRKSQRVEVGNETLFTIPCEAVFNFHSGVSRSALVGVQINGRKTPVICIELEKGVKKSERLTRELQYLAKGNEKTRQISIFLFHKKFPVDPRHNAKIFREKLAVWAQNQLK from the coding sequence ATGGCTCCTGAAAACATTACAGATTATTTGTTTGATTATGCCAGGTCTAATCCGAACAAACCGGCTTTGCTTTATCCGGAAAGAATCACTTTTGGAGAGCTTTGTCATCTGACAGAAAAATATGCCGCCGGGTTTCAGAAAAACGGAATCATCCGGGGAATGAAAACCATCGTTTTGGTAAAGCCGGGCCTGGATTTATTTGCAGTTACCTACGCTCTTCTCCGAATAGGAGCTATTCCCGTAATGATTGATCCAGGGATGGGGGTCAAAGCCATGGTAAATGCCCTGAAGAAAGCCCAGGCAAAGGCATTTGTAGGAACCCCCAGGGCGCATCTTCTCAGGGTTTTCTTTTCCGTTTTATTTAAACCTGTGGCTGTTAAGGTTTCTACGGGGAGGACGTTGTTTTGGAAAACCGGCAGGCTTGAAGACTTTCGAAAGAAAAAATGCATTACCTGCGAGGTTTTCAAGGCTGACCCAAACGATGAAGTGGCCGTTTTTTTTACCAGTGGCAGCACCGGGCCGGCAAAGGGCGTTGTTTACAAAAACTATATGCTGGAAGCCCAAATCCGGTTCATGAGAGATCATTTTCATTTCAGACCTGAAGACACAGACCTCTGCACCTTCCCCCTTATCGGGCTGCTGGTTATTTGCCATGGGCTTTCTGTTGTCATGGCCGATATGGACATGACCAAACCCGGGAAGCTGAACCCCCGAAAATTATTCCAAAACATTAATCAGTTCAGTTGTTCAAGTATGTTTTGTTCTCCTATGGTGCTTCAAAAACTGGCAACGCATGGCAAAGAGAACAACTTAAAACTCCTTTCTCTTAAAAAAGTCTTTACTGCCGGCGCACCAGTCTCTCCTTCACTGTTGCGGAATTTTAAAAACCTCCTTTTGCCTGACTCCGTTATTCATACCCCGTTTGGTTCAACAGAAGCATTGTCCGTTACCGATATTGTGGATTCGGAACTTTTTTCTGTTTACGGAGAATCACCCTATTATTTTAAAGGAATATGTGTGGGCAGGCCGTTAAATGGCATCGGTTTAAAGATCATTAAAATAACAGATGGCCCAATTAAGAATATGGAAGATGCTGAAAAATTGGGTGTTGGGTCTGTCGGAGAAATCATTGTTTATGGACCAAATGTTACACAGGGATATTTGGCAAATGACCTTGCCGATAAACTTTCAAAGATAATAGACCCTGGTCAACCCCTCTTATGGCACAGGACAGGGGATCTTGGAAAACTGGATGACAACGGAAAGGTATGGTATTATGGAAGAAAATCACAAAGGGTTGAGGTCGGCAACGAAACCTTATTTACTATTCCATGTGAGGCGGTTTTCAATTTCCATTCTGGAGTTTCGCGTTCCGCTTTGGTCGGTGTTCAAATAAATGGCAGGAAAACCCCCGTTATTTGCATTGAGTTGGAAAAAGGCGTAAAAAAGTCTGAACGATTGACACGAGAGCTTCAGTATCTTGCAAAGGGGAATGAGAAAACGAGGCAAATATCCATTTTTTTATTTCACAAGAAGTTCCCTGTTGACCCAAGGCACAATGCCAAAATATTCCGGGAGAAACTAGCAGTTTGGGCCCAAAATCAGTTGAAATGA
- a CDS encoding NAD-dependent epimerase/dehydratase family protein, whose product MKVLVTGGGGFVGKALVCRLVDLGHEVFSFSRRIYPEHQTWGVRDFQGDLTRATEVENACQSMEAVFHVGAKVGIWGTYEEFFRVNVLGTQHVINACIKHKVRKLIYTSSASVVFDGSDIEGGNESLSYPARPVSNYTSTKAQAEQLVINANSESLKTIALRPHLIWGPGDTQLVPKIIQRARSGRLRKPGRKDHLIDTTFIDNFIDAQILAFEKLSINPVLGGRAFFITNGEPVYIWDFINSVIQASGLPTIQKTVPKSLALLLAIVLEKTHQVLRLKKEPYLTRFVIDELCTHHWFDISAAKRDLDYIPRISNREGYPCLSNALEVD is encoded by the coding sequence ATGAAAGTCCTGGTAACCGGCGGTGGTGGATTTGTTGGCAAGGCCCTGGTGTGCAGGCTGGTTGATTTGGGGCATGAGGTTTTTTCTTTTTCCCGGAGGATCTACCCGGAGCATCAAACATGGGGTGTCAGGGATTTTCAGGGCGATCTCACCCGTGCAACGGAAGTGGAAAACGCCTGCCAGAGCATGGAGGCCGTCTTTCATGTGGGCGCTAAGGTTGGCATCTGGGGGACTTATGAGGAATTTTTCAGGGTAAATGTTTTGGGAACCCAGCATGTTATCAATGCCTGTATAAAACACAAGGTCCGGAAGCTAATTTATACCAGCTCAGCAAGCGTGGTTTTTGATGGTTCAGACATTGAAGGCGGCAATGAATCATTGAGTTACCCGGCAAGGCCGGTTTCGAATTATACCTCAACCAAGGCGCAGGCAGAACAATTGGTAATTAACGCAAATTCTGAATCACTAAAAACCATTGCCCTGCGACCCCACCTGATCTGGGGGCCTGGAGACACACAATTGGTTCCAAAAATCATTCAGCGTGCAAGATCCGGAAGGTTGAGAAAACCCGGGAGGAAAGATCATCTTATTGACACGACCTTTATTGACAATTTTATTGACGCTCAAATCCTTGCATTTGAGAAATTAAGCATTAATCCGGTTCTTGGCGGGAGGGCGTTTTTTATTACCAACGGCGAACCAGTTTATATCTGGGATTTCATCAACTCAGTAATTCAGGCATCGGGCCTTCCAACCATTCAAAAGACGGTTCCCAAGAGTCTGGCGTTACTTTTAGCAATTGTGCTGGAAAAGACGCATCAGGTTTTGCGCCTAAAAAAGGAGCCCTATTTAACCCGGTTTGTGATCGACGAGTTGTGTACACACCACTGGTTTGATATTTCTGCAGCAAAACGAGATCTTGATTACATCCCCAGAATAAGCAACAGGGAAGGATACCCATGCCTTTCCAACGCTTTGGAAGTGGACTGA